One genomic window of Micromonospora sp. WMMD1128 includes the following:
- a CDS encoding LuxR C-terminal-related transcriptional regulator: MTQNGAMEAEPKAIEAEGAGWRLATRVIRAARDEVLALIPANCALMSEPDPTRVGWSGAAQVRAVVAGETLLDRSARLKALLGVRADVRSGKHSPTLMVVLDRNLAIVSRGGAASPLAVRSPTAVQALVTIFQHHWSEARADENNLHGRLNPLQRDVLRRLAGGATDDVVARALAVSTRTVQRQVTQIMLMLGARSRLELGIKLAAHGLYERPPLPQAA, encoded by the coding sequence ATGACGCAGAACGGAGCCATGGAAGCGGAGCCGAAGGCCATCGAGGCCGAGGGCGCGGGGTGGCGCCTGGCAACGCGAGTGATCAGAGCGGCGCGCGACGAGGTGCTCGCGCTGATCCCGGCCAACTGTGCGCTGATGTCGGAACCGGACCCGACCCGGGTCGGCTGGTCGGGGGCCGCCCAGGTACGCGCGGTCGTGGCCGGGGAGACCCTACTGGACCGGAGCGCCCGGCTGAAGGCCCTACTGGGCGTCCGGGCCGATGTGCGGAGCGGAAAGCACTCACCGACCCTGATGGTCGTGCTGGACCGCAACCTGGCGATCGTGTCGCGGGGCGGGGCCGCGTCACCGCTGGCGGTTCGCTCGCCCACCGCGGTGCAGGCGCTGGTGACGATCTTCCAGCATCACTGGTCCGAGGCTCGGGCGGATGAGAACAACCTGCACGGCAGGCTCAACCCGTTGCAGCGTGACGTGCTGCGGCGGTTGGCCGGCGGGGCCACCGACGACGTGGTCGCGCGGGCGCTGGCGGTGTCCACCCGCACCGTCCAGCGGCAGGTCACGCAGATCATGCTGATGCTCGGTGCCCGGAGTCGGCTCGAGCTCGGCATCAAGCTGGCCGCGCACGGGCTCTACGAGCGGCCCCCGCTGCCGCAGGCGGCCTGA
- a CDS encoding response regulator transcription factor, with amino-acid sequence MTATIVEHHPHRESASLRIGLVMINDILRDGLSVALRGLAMTTSVRAYRSMPELLTEAVDKRPEVLVVNAADGVAGIAAAALIAPDSKIVMLIHDARAAEAVLADGVVVDGFLLQQDLSGRTLENALRAIMTGEVPMPAVLAQQLLARAGIRRTPSSMAPIKLTPREHETLLLLVEGLSNKQIARRLKISDHGAKRLVAGVLLKLGCTNRTSAVVTAIRSGLVECA; translated from the coding sequence ATGACCGCGACGATCGTCGAACACCATCCGCACCGCGAGTCGGCAAGCCTGCGCATCGGCCTGGTAATGATCAACGACATCCTGCGGGACGGCCTCAGCGTGGCTCTCCGCGGGCTGGCCATGACCACTTCCGTCCGCGCCTACCGCTCGATGCCCGAGCTGCTCACCGAGGCCGTCGACAAGCGACCGGAAGTGCTCGTCGTCAACGCGGCAGACGGCGTCGCCGGCATCGCGGCCGCCGCGCTGATCGCCCCGGACAGCAAGATCGTCATGCTGATCCACGACGCCCGTGCCGCCGAGGCGGTGCTGGCCGACGGCGTCGTGGTGGACGGCTTCCTGCTCCAGCAGGACCTGTCCGGTCGCACCCTGGAGAACGCGCTGCGAGCGATCATGACCGGTGAGGTGCCGATGCCCGCGGTCCTGGCGCAGCAACTGCTGGCCCGGGCGGGCATCCGCCGCACGCCCTCGTCGATGGCGCCCATCAAGCTGACGCCGCGCGAGCACGAGACGTTGTTGCTGCTTGTCGAGGGGCTGAGCAACAAGCAGATCGCGCGACGCCTCAAGATCTCCGACCACGGGGCGAAGCGGCTGGTGGCCGGGGTGTTGCTCAAGCTGGGCTGCACCAATCGGACGTCGGCGGTGGTCACCGCCATCCGCTCCGGCCTGGTGGAGTGCGCGTAG
- a CDS encoding sulfotransferase, which translates to MTPGRFLFMGGMHRSGTTLLAALVGTNPQVAGFRQTGAPMDEGQYLQTVCPYDEQHGGPGRFAYAPGAHMTEHHELATPATARLLREQWGRYLDPDRPVLLEKSPPNLLRFRFFQRLFPGSRFVLVTRHPVGVAMSTRKWTPALTVRQLVEHWLHAYELARADATHLDALLTVRYEDLMDDPGRTLDAIAAFAGIPPTFDVGDLDRDTNTRYLHAWRQGPGADDDLADLADRVERYGYRLPAAA; encoded by the coding sequence GTGACACCCGGGCGCTTTCTGTTCATGGGCGGCATGCACCGCAGCGGCACCACCCTGCTGGCCGCGCTTGTCGGCACGAATCCGCAGGTGGCCGGGTTCCGGCAGACCGGCGCGCCGATGGACGAGGGTCAGTACCTGCAGACCGTCTGCCCCTACGACGAGCAGCACGGCGGTCCGGGGCGGTTCGCGTACGCGCCCGGGGCGCACATGACCGAGCACCACGAGCTGGCCACCCCGGCCACCGCCCGCCTGCTGCGTGAGCAGTGGGGCCGCTATCTCGATCCCGACCGTCCGGTCCTGCTGGAGAAGTCGCCGCCGAACTTGTTGCGGTTCCGGTTCTTCCAGCGGCTCTTCCCGGGCTCCCGGTTCGTGCTCGTCACCAGGCATCCGGTGGGGGTGGCGATGAGCACCCGGAAGTGGACGCCGGCACTGACCGTGCGGCAGCTCGTCGAGCACTGGCTGCACGCCTACGAACTGGCCCGGGCCGACGCCACGCACCTCGACGCGCTGCTCACCGTCCGCTACGAGGACCTGATGGACGACCCGGGGCGGACGCTTGATGCCATCGCGGCCTTCGCCGGCATCCCACCCACCTTCGACGTCGGCGACCTGGACCGGGACACCAACACCCGATACCTGCACGCCTGGCGGCAGGGCCCGGGGGCCGACGACGACCTCGCCGACCTCGCCGACCGGGTCGAACGGTACGGCTACCGGCTGCCCGCAGCCGCCTGA
- a CDS encoding inositol monophosphatase family protein, which produces MTSTVQDLIDVAAQSAVDAGRLLRQRFGAPMEASTKEAAHDVVTEADLAAEELIRAALRGAAANSTVVGEEGGRQHGPAVGADDPVWLVDPIDGTYNFVRGIPFFCVSIGLRIAGRTVGGCVYDPVHEELFTAADGYAWLNGARLSGRTSAPSAPPLVLCDIPNAGGPPARAETDLLAALLTAAADVRRLGSSALALAYVAAGRADLAANADVYDWDTAAGRALVTATGGGYLSHPDPLPTRRRGSFVAWAPAYETLGRAVGEALHTDSLTETR; this is translated from the coding sequence GTGACCAGCACCGTGCAGGACCTCATCGACGTGGCGGCGCAGTCCGCGGTCGACGCCGGCCGGCTGCTCCGGCAGCGGTTCGGCGCTCCGATGGAGGCATCCACGAAGGAGGCGGCCCACGACGTCGTGACCGAGGCCGACCTGGCCGCCGAGGAGCTGATCCGCGCCGCGTTGCGTGGCGCTGCCGCGAACTCGACGGTGGTGGGTGAGGAAGGCGGCCGGCAGCACGGCCCCGCCGTCGGGGCGGACGATCCGGTGTGGCTCGTCGACCCGATCGACGGCACCTACAACTTCGTCCGGGGCATCCCGTTCTTCTGCGTCTCGATCGGCCTGCGGATCGCCGGTCGTACCGTGGGCGGCTGCGTCTACGACCCGGTGCACGAGGAGCTGTTCACCGCGGCCGACGGCTACGCGTGGCTGAACGGCGCCCGGCTGTCCGGGCGTACGTCCGCGCCGTCGGCGCCGCCGCTCGTGCTGTGCGACATCCCGAACGCCGGCGGGCCGCCGGCCCGCGCCGAGACCGATCTGCTGGCCGCGCTGCTCACCGCCGCCGCGGACGTACGACGGCTCGGTTCGTCCGCGCTGGCACTGGCGTACGTCGCGGCCGGCCGCGCCGACCTGGCCGCCAACGCGGACGTCTACGACTGGGACACCGCCGCCGGGCGGGCGCTCGTCACCGCGACCGGCGGCGGTTACCTGAGCCACCCCGATCCGCTGCCGACCCGGCGGCGGGGCAGCTTCGTCGCGTGGGCCCCGGCGTACGAGACCCTCGGCCGCGCGGTCGGCGAGGCCCTGCACACCGACAGCCTCACGGAGACCAGGTGA
- a CDS encoding aspartate aminotransferase family protein, producing the protein MIGPGLQAVMLWAQLCVESAAGAVLVDSDGNEIIDFQGAGGVNSIGHANPRLIAALTAELATAPAGAFGSAGRRAMAESLREFLPPPLDRIQLYSGGTEAVEAALRLAKSVTGKHEFLSFWGGFHGKTLGSLALTAGARAGLGPLPPGYFSAPYANCYHCPLKMTFPSCGFACVETVRDTIKENSTGALAALVVEPVQGRSGNVVPPPGYLNALASVADEFDALLIVDEMMTGFGRTGESFAFLRDEVAPDIVTVGKGMGAGYPVTGVISTAELMAASPFSDPSASSSSFGAFPLACRAVATTTDVLVDEDLPTRVGKLGAEMLAALEPLVDESPLVGDVRGAGFAIGIELVADKQSRRPLDKGTFRETFLALLDAGVLVMTGGTTLRLYPPLNVDAELAEQAVEIIRRVLTDGAAPQHLEEGPA; encoded by the coding sequence GTGATCGGACCCGGCCTGCAGGCCGTCATGCTCTGGGCACAGTTGTGCGTCGAGTCCGCCGCCGGCGCGGTCCTGGTCGACTCGGACGGCAACGAGATCATCGACTTCCAGGGGGCCGGCGGGGTCAACTCGATCGGCCACGCCAACCCACGCCTGATCGCCGCCCTCACCGCCGAGCTGGCCACCGCGCCGGCCGGGGCGTTCGGGTCGGCCGGCCGCCGGGCGATGGCCGAGTCGCTGCGTGAGTTCCTGCCGCCGCCACTGGACCGGATCCAGCTCTACAGCGGTGGCACCGAGGCGGTGGAAGCGGCGCTGCGGCTGGCCAAGTCGGTCACCGGCAAGCACGAGTTCCTGTCGTTCTGGGGTGGCTTCCACGGCAAGACGCTCGGCAGCCTGGCGCTCACCGCCGGGGCGCGGGCCGGCCTCGGGCCGCTGCCCCCGGGCTATTTCAGCGCGCCGTACGCCAACTGCTACCACTGCCCGCTCAAGATGACGTTCCCGAGCTGCGGCTTCGCTTGCGTGGAGACGGTGCGGGACACCATCAAGGAGAACTCCACCGGCGCGCTGGCGGCCCTCGTCGTCGAGCCGGTGCAGGGCCGGTCGGGAAACGTGGTGCCGCCACCGGGCTACCTGAACGCGCTGGCCTCGGTCGCCGACGAGTTCGACGCGCTGCTGATCGTCGACGAGATGATGACCGGTTTCGGCCGTACCGGTGAGTCGTTCGCCTTCCTGCGTGACGAGGTGGCGCCGGACATCGTCACGGTCGGCAAGGGGATGGGCGCCGGATACCCGGTCACCGGGGTGATCTCCACCGCGGAGCTGATGGCCGCCAGCCCGTTCTCCGACCCGAGCGCCAGCTCGTCCAGCTTCGGCGCGTTCCCGCTGGCCTGCCGGGCGGTCGCCACCACCACGGACGTCCTGGTCGACGAGGACCTGCCCACCCGGGTGGGCAAGCTCGGCGCCGAGATGCTCGCGGCGCTCGAACCGCTCGTCGACGAGTCCCCGCTCGTCGGCGACGTCCGGGGCGCCGGGTTCGCGATCGGCATCGAGCTGGTCGCCGACAAGCAGTCCCGCCGGCCGCTGGACAAGGGCACCTTCCGGGAGACGTTCCTGGCGTTGCTCGACGCCGGGGTGCTGGTGATGACCGGGGGCACCACCCTGCGCCTCTACCCACCGCTGAACGTGGACGCGGAGCTGGCCGAGCAGGCCGTCGAGATCATTCGCCGCGTGTTGACCGACGGCGCGGCGCCACAGCACCTTGAGGAGGGACCGGCATGA
- a CDS encoding Gfo/Idh/MocA family oxidoreductase has protein sequence MRIAVIGFGTAGEGRLHAYRTVTAGRVVAVLDPSPERRARARRLDPGLATYTTLAELLAAQPVDAVDICTPPNHHVELEREALAAGLHVICEKPVAVRTDEALDLINLARDRGLLLYPAHNYGFSPMMRVLTGAVTGGRLGGPLRARFRIARDSHARGVPGWQPDWRRDISVARGGIMLDHGTHCAYMATQIFGEAPRTVSCVAQWADGGAADGMDVAARLDLDFGDGGTCEIDLSWVSDTRSNRYLVSGPDGTADVHDGVAEVRTAGGVERTDLAPPTRDQTHQEWFGGMFADFAGLIATGTGWDRPMREVVTTTALIEAAYRSAGRGGEPVVPGGLSAAEAR, from the coding sequence ATGAGGATCGCCGTCATCGGCTTCGGCACCGCGGGGGAAGGGCGACTGCACGCATACCGTACGGTCACCGCCGGCCGGGTCGTCGCGGTGCTCGACCCGTCACCGGAGCGGCGGGCCCGGGCCCGGCGGCTCGACCCCGGCCTGGCCACCTACACGACGTTGGCCGAGCTGCTCGCCGCCCAGCCGGTGGACGCGGTCGACATCTGCACCCCACCGAACCACCACGTCGAGCTGGAACGCGAAGCGCTCGCCGCCGGTCTGCACGTGATCTGCGAGAAGCCGGTCGCGGTGCGCACCGACGAGGCACTCGACCTGATCAACCTGGCCCGGGACCGGGGCCTGCTGCTCTACCCCGCGCACAACTACGGGTTCTCGCCGATGATGCGGGTGCTCACCGGCGCGGTCACCGGCGGGCGGCTCGGCGGTCCGCTGCGGGCCCGGTTCCGGATCGCCCGTGACTCGCACGCCCGCGGGGTGCCGGGATGGCAACCGGACTGGCGTCGGGACATCTCGGTGGCCCGGGGCGGGATCATGCTCGACCACGGGACGCACTGCGCGTACATGGCGACCCAGATCTTCGGCGAGGCGCCGCGGACGGTCTCCTGCGTCGCGCAGTGGGCGGACGGCGGCGCCGCCGACGGGATGGACGTGGCCGCCCGGCTGGACCTGGATTTCGGCGACGGCGGGACCTGCGAGATCGACCTGAGCTGGGTCAGTGACACCCGGTCGAACCGCTATCTGGTCAGCGGCCCGGACGGCACGGCCGACGTGCACGACGGGGTGGCCGAGGTGCGTACGGCGGGCGGGGTGGAGCGCACCGACCTGGCCCCGCCGACCCGCGACCAGACCCACCAGGAGTGGTTCGGCGGCATGTTCGCCGACTTCGCCGGCCTGATCGCCACGGGCACCGGCTGGGACCGGCCGATGCGGGAGGTCGTCACCACGACGGCGCTGATCGAGGCGGCCTACCGGTCAGCCGGCCGCGGTGGAGAGCCGGTCGTCCCGGGCGGCCTCTCGGCCGCGGAAGCGCGGTGA
- a CDS encoding fatty acyl-AMP ligase, which produces MPDHETFVDLLQERAASHPERPALIFDADPGPGDAAVRTVSWADLAARARQIAALLAGTVRPGDRVLVLNEPGTAFAENFLGVQHAGAIPVPAPLPDGYRRQRDRLAGIAHNARVAAVVTDAAALDAVRDWAAECGLSDVPCLAFDDVPADRTTAWRRPDIDGSTIAFLQYTSGSTSDPKGVVVDHANLVPNLRAFNEILGGGEGVRVGGWLPMYHDFGLIGQLLAPLSRGGCSVGMSATTFLKRPVTWLRLIERHDVEISPAPNFAYDLCTRRITDEQIAGLDLSRWKRAVNGSEPVQATTLAAFGRRFAAAGLRPEAICPGYGLAEITLSVSGATIGRPPVVLTVDAEQLERHVVTPVDDGHPEPVRDLVSSGESTPEFDIRIVDPATRSPQPPDRIGEIWLRGASVARGYWANPEATREVFDNELADGEGGFLRTGDLGLLRDGQLFVTGRIKELLIVNGRNLYPHDIEVAVRAVDESLSRGVGAAFTVEVPHEELVVVQECRARSLDPAARAAVVAAIRHLLSREFGTGAVSVVLVRPGTVPRTTSGKIQRGLARMLFLTDALGAEHEQLTDGARAARRAGDPVRA; this is translated from the coding sequence ATGCCCGATCACGAAACCTTCGTCGACCTGCTGCAGGAGCGTGCCGCCAGCCACCCGGAGCGACCGGCGTTGATCTTCGACGCCGACCCCGGACCGGGCGACGCCGCGGTGCGTACGGTGTCGTGGGCCGACCTGGCCGCCCGGGCCCGGCAGATCGCCGCGCTGCTCGCCGGCACCGTCCGCCCCGGTGACCGGGTGCTCGTGCTGAACGAGCCCGGCACCGCCTTCGCGGAGAACTTCCTCGGCGTCCAGCACGCCGGGGCGATCCCGGTGCCGGCCCCGCTGCCGGACGGATACCGTCGGCAACGGGACCGGCTGGCCGGCATCGCCCACAACGCCCGGGTGGCCGCCGTGGTCACCGACGCCGCGGCCCTCGACGCGGTCCGCGACTGGGCGGCCGAGTGCGGGCTGTCCGACGTGCCGTGCCTGGCCTTCGACGACGTTCCCGCGGACCGGACGACGGCGTGGCGGCGGCCGGACATCGACGGGTCCACCATCGCCTTCCTGCAGTACACCTCCGGCTCCACGAGCGACCCCAAGGGCGTCGTCGTGGACCACGCCAACCTGGTGCCCAACCTGCGGGCGTTCAACGAGATCCTGGGTGGCGGCGAGGGCGTACGGGTCGGCGGCTGGCTGCCCATGTATCACGACTTCGGCCTCATCGGACAGTTGTTGGCGCCGCTCTCGCGGGGCGGGTGCAGCGTCGGGATGTCGGCCACCACGTTCCTCAAACGCCCCGTCACCTGGCTCCGGCTGATCGAGCGGCACGACGTCGAGATCTCCCCGGCGCCGAACTTCGCGTACGACCTGTGCACCCGACGGATCACCGACGAGCAGATCGCCGGCCTCGACCTGTCCCGGTGGAAGCGCGCGGTCAACGGCTCGGAACCGGTGCAGGCGACCACCCTGGCCGCGTTCGGCAGGCGATTCGCCGCCGCCGGGCTGCGACCGGAGGCCATCTGTCCCGGGTACGGCCTGGCCGAGATCACGCTCAGCGTCAGCGGCGCCACCATCGGTCGCCCGCCGGTGGTGCTCACGGTCGACGCCGAACAGCTGGAACGACACGTCGTGACCCCGGTCGACGACGGCCACCCGGAACCGGTGCGTGACCTGGTCAGCAGCGGCGAGTCCACCCCGGAGTTCGACATCCGGATCGTCGATCCCGCCACCCGGTCGCCGCAGCCGCCGGACCGGATCGGCGAGATCTGGCTGCGTGGCGCCAGCGTGGCCCGGGGCTACTGGGCCAACCCGGAGGCCACCCGGGAGGTGTTCGACAACGAGCTGGCCGACGGCGAGGGCGGCTTCCTGCGTACCGGGGACCTGGGCCTGCTGCGCGACGGCCAGCTCTTCGTGACCGGCCGGATCAAGGAGCTGCTGATCGTCAACGGCCGCAACCTGTACCCGCACGACATCGAGGTGGCGGTGCGCGCGGTGGACGAGAGTCTGTCCCGAGGCGTCGGCGCCGCCTTCACCGTCGAGGTGCCGCACGAGGAACTCGTCGTGGTGCAGGAGTGCCGGGCCCGCTCCCTCGACCCGGCGGCCCGCGCCGCCGTGGTCGCCGCGATCCGCCACCTGCTGTCGCGGGAGTTCGGGACCGGCGCGGTGAGCGTGGTGCTGGTCCGACCCGGCACGGTGCCCCGCACCACAAGCGGCAAGATCCAGCGCGGCCTGGCCCGGATGCTCTTCCTGACCGACGCCCTCGGCGCCGAGCACGAGCAGCTCACCGACGGCGCGCGGGCCGCGCGCCGGGCCGGCGACCCGGTGCGGGCCTGA